The segment GCGGCGGCGAGAGAGCTCCGACGCATCGAGGCCGAGCGTGCCCGGGTCATCGCGGCGGTCGAGCAATCCTACGACGCCGTGGTCATCACCGACCCCGCCGGCTCGATCGTCTACGTCAACCCGGCATTCGCCCGCATCAACGGATACACCCTTGACGAGTGCCGCGGGCAAACGCCCCGTATTCTCAAGTCCGACGTTCGCGGTCCCGAGTTCTATGCCGGGATGTGGCGCCGAATTCTGGCCGGTAAACCCTGGAGTGGACTGACGGTTAACCGGCGCCGCGATGGCTCGCTCTACGACTGCGAGCTAACGATCGCCCCTATCTTCGACGGCAACGGCCGCATCGCCAATTTCTGCGGCCTTCAGCGGGACGTCAGCGAACGGGTCGCCGCCGAGCGCGAGCTCCGTCAA is part of the Candidatus Binatia bacterium genome and harbors:
- a CDS encoding PAS domain S-box protein, whose product is MRELLVLFVDDDPDDVELERASLRHDFEISETVVDSPETFRAALSGNAWDVILCDYSMPRMDGMEALRSWQASGIDVPFIFVTGRLSEDVAVECMKSGATDYVLKGNLARLPAAVDRALREYAAARELRRIEAERARVIAAVEQSYDAVVITDPAGSIVYVNPAFARINGYTLDECRGQTPRILKSDVRGPEFYAGMWRRILAGKPWSGLTVNRRRDGSLYDCELTIAPIFDGNGRIANFCGLQRDVSERVAAERELRQ